The following nucleotide sequence is from Paenibacillus odorifer.
TTCGTGCTAAGCTGCCTACAGGTAACGGCGTTTGGCCAGCACTTTGGATGCTTCCGGAAGATGCCGCTTATGGAGCGTGGGCCGCATCCGGGGAAATTGATATTATGGAAGCCAAAGGACGCTTGCCCGGCACGACCAGCGGGGCCATACACTTTGGCGGACAATGGCCTGTAAACAGATATATTGCTGGTGAGTATCACTTCCCTGAAGGTCAGACCTTCGCCAATGATTATCATGTGTACTCCATGATCTGGGAAGAAGATAATATGAAATGGTATGTGGACGGCAAGTTCTTCTTTAAAGTCAGTAGAGATCAATGGTATTCCGTAGCTGCACCTAACAATCCGAACGCCCCATTCGATCAACCCTTCTACATCATTATGAATCTGGCGATCGGCGGGCACTTCGACAGCGGGCATACCCCAGATCCGTCGGATATTCCTGCAACAATGCAAGTGGATTATGTTCGTGTCTATAAAGAAGGCAACAGCGAGAATCCGGTAAACGTGCCGGTTACCGGTATTTCTCTGAATCAAACCACTGCGCAGGTGGAGGTCGGACAGACTGTGCAGTTGAACGCCAATGTTGCCCCGTCTAATGCAACCAATAAGCAGGTCACTTGGACCGTATCAGGTACCAACGTCGCTTCCGTGAATCCGAACGGTCTCGTGACGGGACTCACTCCAGGCACAACAACCGTAACGGCTACAACAGCCGACGGTAATAAAACAGCCCTCTCCACCATCACTGTTGTACCGGCAGCATCATCCGGTGTTATCATTGTCGGCGATGAGGTGCGGGGCCTGAAGAAAATAGGTGACGACCTGCTGTTCTATGTGAACGGCGCAACCTTTGCCGACTTACACTATAAGTTGAATAACGGTGGGCAGCTAAACGTAGCCATGACCCCGGCAGGGAACGGTAGCTATACCTACCCTGTAAATCACCTGCAACACGGGGATACCATCGAGTACTCCTTCACCTATAATCCGGGACAAGGGGCCGTCGATTCCCCGACGCTCTCGTATATCCATGGGGTAACCCAAGGAACACCAGAATAAAATAGTTGAACCCTAAGCAACTGCATGAACACAAATAGGCGAGGAGGAAGTGTTGAAGCTTCCCTCTCGCCTATTTTGTTGTTTTTACCGTGCTGCGGGTCTTCTCGGTGGAAGCTCGGCTAGCTAGCCTCATGATTATGGAGTGTCAGTTCATCACCTGACGCTTTCCGCACCTTCGCTCGCTTGCCTAAATTAACGCGTCGAAATGACCCTCCGCGTCCACCGTCGCCGTCCGGGGATCAGTCAGGCCGATGCCCTTGAGGCCTCCCTTTCCTTCATTTCCCCAAAGGGGGAGGTGATCTTGAAGCGGAGAAGCAGGCACAAAATTTACGGAGGTACTGCTCCCGCTTTTCTGTACCAGTTGGGACTCCAGCAGCCGGATTTGCCGCTGCAGCTGCTCCCTGCGATAAGGAGTTTGCATCTCACTTCCTTGTGCCGCATTCACTTTATCCAGTTCCATCATCAGCCGGTTTCGCTGTTTCTCCAGAGAACTGACATCACTCTGTGTACCGCCGTAGGCCGCAATGGTCTGTACGGAGCTGATGCCTGATACTGTCTGTGCCGCCATGATCTTTCCCCCGTTTCCTTGGCTCCCAATCCAAAATCAGCCAAATTTGAAAGTTCTAATCATCTTTATTACCCGGCAGGCCCCGTCATGACAACATCACAGCCTCAATTGGAAAATAATCGTCGTATAGTCTCAGTCGGCCGCTTGTTTCAACCCTACCAAAGACCCACCGAAGGCTGGCTAAAGTCCCTTCAGAGCTCCCTTACTCGTCCTTCAACCGCCGCTGATATAAAATGACAGACACTACTGTTAGCACAACCGTCCATGCCAAATTAATGAGGAGTGGTTTCACTACATCGCCCGTCGTATAACCTGTATTGCTTAGACCCAGCAGATGCACAAGCTGACTGCTTGGCATGTAATCCAGCACTTTGAAGACCGGATAATCCTTCACTAGTACTTCTCCCCACGGTGCCCCCATAAATATGAACGCCACAGGGAGTATAGATAATGAGGATTCAAGCAACGTCTTGGAGAATAAACCGCAGATCGTCCCGGCTGCAGTGTACAGAATAATCGAAAGAATGATTACTGCCACAAATGCCCATATATTAGCTGGCTCATAGCCAAATAATAATGTAGAAATAGCGAGAACAACAGCAGACATGACAAAGACCAAACTGCTTTTACCGATTAGTACATCCATGGTCGTAGCCGGTGTCATCATTAATGACCGTAAAGTGTTACGTTCCTTCTCTTCCGCAATCAAGCAGGCTTGTGCGAAACATGTTAGCAATACAAACGAACTATTAAAAAGAAAACCGCTGGCTCCAGGTAAAGACGCACCTGCCCTCTTGAAAATCAGAGCGATAATAATAGGAAAAATCAGCATAATGGACAGCGCGTAGTTACGTGAAAACTCTTTGTAATCCTTCACAAATATCGCCCGGGCACGTTTGTATGAGATACTCATAGTAGCTCACTTCCTGTCATTTTAATAAAAATATCACCTAGACTTGGCTCTTTCGTTTCTAACCGGTCAATTAGCCCCCGCTTCATCCAATCCGCGATTTGGTCAGCCGCCCCCTCATCGATCGGGAGCTCGTAGGTTTCCCCATTGATTAAGTCCACACTAATTACGTTCTCCCGGTGCTGCCGTTTAAGTTCCTTCGGTGAACCGATGGTTTGGATTTGACCCTGATACAGAATCGCTACACGGTTGCATATCAATTCTGCTTCAGACATATCATGCGTAGTCAGAAAAATCGTAGTTCCTTTCTCATTTAAGTAGCGTAAGCCTTTATAGATATGTGCTGTGTTTACCGGATCTAGAGCCGAAGTTGGTTCATCCAGGAATAATAATTCCGGCTCATGGATAATCGCGCATGCCAGCATGACACGCTGACGCATCCCTTTGGATAAGAGGTTAGCTTTCTTTTTGCGCTCCCCGCTTAAGTTTACAAACTGCAGCACCTTGTCGACCGCAGATTTGGGAAGATCATATAACTTACGATACAACTCCAGATTTTCCTCAATACTTAACCTCTCATATAGACCACTGTTATCCGTCAAAATGCCAAAACGCATCTTCTGAGCAGACTGCTGCATCATCTCCGCCGGCTGGTCAAATACACTTGCCTGTCCACTTGTCGGATTTAACTGTGCCGTTAGAATCTTAATTAATGTTGTTTTGCCTGAGCCACTCGGGCCAAGGAAACCAAAAATTTCACCCTTAGGAATTGAAAAAGAAACATCTGCTAACGCATCCTTTTCTCCAAATCTCTTATGGATACGTTCTACCCGGATAACATTCATTAACTCCACATCCTTAGTGTTGATGGCTTAAACATATACAGATTACATGCTTCCTGCCATCAAAACGCGCCGAAATGTAGCTGTAAGCGCCTGAATGGTACCATTTAAATGTTAAGAAGTGCTTTTAATTCAGGCAATTTTGAACGGGATAACGGAACCACGGCATCTTGACCTGTATTTAATCGCAAGCTGTAGCTATTTTTCGTCCATGTAATAATCTCTCTTACTTTTTGCAGATTAACAATGTAAGATCGGTGACACCTAAAAAAACCGAAATTTAATAATCGCTGCTCGAGCTCGGTCAGCGTCAACGCACAGTCATAATTTTCACCGCCCACATGAACAAGGATTGACCCCTCTACACTTTCTATAAAATCAATTTCAGGCGGATTAAATAAAATCACTTTATCATTTCTTTTGGTAGAGATCTTCTGCAAGGTTATATTGGCCTCGTCTTGTTTCTGTACTTCCTGCTTATCCTCGTCGAAGTCCCGAATATCCAATGGATGAAATCCCGATTCGTTCAACCGATAAATGGCATCACAGGAAATAAGGGCATCCTCTAAATTCGAAGTTAAAATTAAAATCTGCTTTTCTTGAGAAAGATCATCCAGAATCCGTTTGAGTTGACGACAATCTTGCTCTTCCAAGTAAAAATAGGGTTCCTCCAGTACAAGTGTAGGCTGATGCGCAAAAAAGACACGCAGCAATGTCACATACATCCTTTTCGATGAGCTTAGATCCTTGATCTTTACCTTCCGTTCTTCTTTTAAAGCAAAATAATCTATCAACGAAGCGGTACGCTCATTCCTCTCTGTTACTCTGATTAGAAAAGTGATTAGTTCCTCCACCGTTAAACGCATATACTCGTTTTGCCCAGCCCGAAATAAATAATATTGGGAATGATCCCCTAATTGATTCATTAAAAGCTGCTTTCGCTTCAAGTCCGTTATGATGCCAACCGATTGGTTCGGTGTCATATTTAATTCGATCTTCGGTAGAAATAATTCCCCATTATAATAAATTGGTTGAAATTGCATGCCATCCTCCCGGTCAGTGCTGCTATAGGGTATACTTTTTCAATTTTGTTCCTGTTATTTCCTCCTCGATAAATACGATTTAGGTAATATTTAATGCAAATATTAGTAGTCAAGGCATCTAGTTTACCGCATCTCTAGTGAGCAGGAATTCCCTCAACTTAAATTCCTCACTGAGATTTAATACATTTATTTCGAAAATTTTGGAAGAGTTTTGATTTTGTGACTAAATTCACATAATAAGTAGATTTAAAATTATAGAATAACATTGTAAATAAATGGGTTATTAGGGTATCTAAAGAATCAATGGATGTCATTAGGTTTGGGTTAACAATTTTATCTAAAAGCATCTTTCTTCTAGATAAAAATAATATAAAGGAGGTTTACATATGTCGAGTGAAAATCAATTCAAAACTCGCTCCGTGAACGACGACAAGGATCTATGGACAGAATTATTTGATCAGGTAGAAACATTGGAAAATCGTGACGAAATGGCCTGCATTAATCTTTGTTGCTGGAATTGTTGTTTCCAAATTTGAGTCGATGAAAAAAGCCGTTCTCTGCGGCTTTTTTTTACGAATAATTCTTTAATACCCAATATAAGTGATTCACAATAAATTATACAATTAAACAATATTTTTTAATAATTCCAAAATTGTATAGAGGTGAAAATATCATGATAGTAAATAAATACCATTTAAGATATGAGTTTGATGAAAAAAACCTTGTTATCAATACTTTGACAGGTGCTGTAGATTTTTTCTCTGCAGAAATGCTTGATTTACTGGATTCAGCAGAGAGTTGGGAACTATCTAATTACCCGCCTGAGCTTAAAGAAGACGATATCGAGTTCTTATTGAGGAGAGGCTACATTTTTGAGAATAATGAAGATAAGGAGCGACGATTAAACCAAGCATCACAAATCATGAATTATGATCAATTCATGCATTATATTATTTGTCCGACTTATGCCTGCAATTTTCGTTGTACATATTGCTTTGAAGATCATTTGCTTCATGAGAGTACACGCTTCATTACCGAAGAACAAATAGAGCATGCGTTTTCCGCAATTGATATTCTGCATAAAGAAAGCGGAATGGACAAAGGATTAATTAACCTATTCGGAGGTGAGCCCCTCTTACCTCCCGCCAAGAACATGGTAGAAAAAATCTGCGAAGAAGCGGAAAAACGAAATTTTATAATCGGTTGTAATACAAATGGTTATCACTTGAAAGCTTACGCCGACATTTTAGAACGCTTTCGCGATTGTTTAAGTGTTATGGTTTCTGTCGATGGCCCTGAGGAAATACATGATAGTCGGCGCTTTTTATCTGGAGGACAGGGTACATTTCAACGGATACACCAAGGCGTTAATGAATTATTAAACCGTAACATCCCTGTTATGATCCGGATTAATATAGATCAAACTAATATTAAAACTGTACCTGAGTTAATAAAGTACTATCATCAATGCGGCTTCTTCGGGCATCCTTCCTTCTCAATAACCTTTGCTCCTGTAACAGATCATACTTGTCTAGGTCTGAGTTCTACTTTGATGAAAGGTTATGAGATTGCAAAGTCTTTAATCCGACACGTCCCTAACTTTACAGAACTTGAAAAACAAAAGAAGATCGGCCTTAGTCCTGAAATGTTCCGTTTCTTCCGGACAGGCATGTTACTTGATCCTGAATTACAAGATAGAGTTGGGATTATTTCGCCACAACTTGTCTACTGTGAGGCTACTGAAGGAAAAACCTATGCTTTTGGACCTGATAATAATATGTATGCATGTCCGGATTTAGTGGGAAAATCAGAATATCGCATCGGCCAGTTCTCCCCTGTTTTTACGAAGGAACCCGTTTTTGACCAATGGAGAAATTTTAATGTTCTACAAATACCCAAATGCAAAGACTGCTCTGCAGCAATGATTTGCGGCGGCGGCTGCGCTGCACAAGCTTTATCAACATACGGAGATCTGGACCTTCCTTGTTGTCCGGATGCAAAGAACATGCTTGGTCAATATCTACACGAATTGCAGGAGGAAGCTGCACAATACGAGGAGGTTAAATCATGATCAAAAGCACATATAATTCTATTCATCCTATTAACAATGGGAATTATATCTTGATTAATTCTCTTAGTGGAGCAGTAGATGTAGTGGATGGTCTAGTAAAGGAACGGCTAGATCGGATTGAACAGACTAATCTGCAACGAGATAATCAAAATGAGGTTGAACTACTTACTTTTTTCAAAAAAAGAGGGTATATCTTTCATAGCCTTGCAGAAGAACAACAAATACTTTTTAAAGTTAAAGATGCAATGGAAAAAATGACGGCAAAGAGTAAATGGGGTATGACCTTCAATGTTTGTACAACATATGCTTGTAATCTAAGGTGCCCCTATTGCTATCAAGGCCATCAAATTCATGACCATAATCATGCATTAGACTCAGATGAAATAACCAAAATGTTCGAAGCTATTACTCAAATTATTAAAATGGAAGAAAATCGTGGCCGCTTCATAGGAGCACAACATCGTATGGTTTTATATGGAGGAGAACCACTTCTTCCGCAGACTAAAAATACAGTTAAAGAAGTGGTAGAACGTGCTGTTAATGAATATGGTTTCCGTATGTGCGCTATTACTAACGGGACATTCTTGCATCAATTTTTAGATATTTTTCAACCTTACCGTGACCAATGGGATTTCTTTCAAATTTCACTTGACGGCCCCAAAGCTGTTCACGATAAACGGCGTATCATGGCTGGTGGACAAGGAACATTTGATCGTATAGTCCAAAATATTGATATGGCCCTGGAACGAGGCTTTGCCGTTGCTACTAGGACAAATGTTAACAAAGAAAATCTGGGTCATCTGGTCGAACTGGCTAATTTCATTGAACAAAAGGGCTGGAATAAGTTCCCCCACTTTGGTTGGCAAGTCACGCCTGTTACTAATCACTTCAGTGAACCAATGCCCGACCACTTACCTGAACATGAACTGTTGATA
It contains:
- a CDS encoding ABC transporter ATP-binding protein — its product is MNVIRVERIHKRFGEKDALADVSFSIPKGEIFGFLGPSGSGKTTLIKILTAQLNPTSGQASVFDQPAEMMQQSAQKMRFGILTDNSGLYERLSIEENLELYRKLYDLPKSAVDKVLQFVNLSGERKKKANLLSKGMRQRVMLACAIIHEPELLFLDEPTSALDPVNTAHIYKGLRYLNEKGTTIFLTTHDMSEAELICNRVAILYQGQIQTIGSPKELKRQHRENVISVDLINGETYELPIDEGAADQIADWMKRGLIDRLETKEPSLGDIFIKMTGSELL
- a CDS encoding ABC transporter permease; this translates as MSISYKRARAIFVKDYKEFSRNYALSIMLIFPIIIALIFKRAGASLPGASGFLFNSSFVLLTCFAQACLIAEEKERNTLRSLMMTPATTMDVLIGKSSLVFVMSAVVLAISTLLFGYEPANIWAFVAVIILSIILYTAAGTICGLFSKTLLESSLSILPVAFIFMGAPWGEVLVKDYPVFKVLDYMPSSQLVHLLGLSNTGYTTGDVVKPLLINLAWTVVLTVVSVILYQRRLKDE
- a CDS encoding FlxA-like family protein, with product MAAQTVSGISSVQTIAAYGGTQSDVSSLEKQRNRLMMELDKVNAAQGSEMQTPYRREQLQRQIRLLESQLVQKSGSSTSVNFVPASPLQDHLPLWGNEGKGGLKGIGLTDPRTATVDAEGHFDALI
- a CDS encoding LytTR family transcriptional regulator DNA-binding domain-containing protein, whose translation is MQFQPIYYNGELFLPKIELNMTPNQSVGIITDLKRKQLLMNQLGDHSQYYLFRAGQNEYMRLTVEELITFLIRVTERNERTASLIDYFALKEERKVKIKDLSSSKRMYVTLLRVFFAHQPTLVLEEPYFYLEEQDCRQLKRILDDLSQEKQILILTSNLEDALISCDAIYRLNESGFHPLDIRDFDEDKQEVQKQDEANITLQKISTKRNDKVILFNPPEIDFIESVEGSILVHVGGENYDCALTLTELEQRLLNFGFFRCHRSYIVNLQKVREIITWTKNSYSLRLNTGQDAVVPLSRSKLPELKALLNI
- a CDS encoding radical SAM/SPASM domain-containing protein, which encodes MIKSTYNSIHPINNGNYILINSLSGAVDVVDGLVKERLDRIEQTNLQRDNQNEVELLTFFKKRGYIFHSLAEEQQILFKVKDAMEKMTAKSKWGMTFNVCTTYACNLRCPYCYQGHQIHDHNHALDSDEITKMFEAITQIIKMEENRGRFIGAQHRMVLYGGEPLLPQTKNTVKEVVERAVNEYGFRMCAITNGTFLHQFLDIFQPYRDQWDFFQISLDGPKAVHDKRRIMAGGQGTFDRIVQNIDMALERGFAVATRTNVNKENLGHLVELANFIEQKGWNKFPHFGWQVTPVTNHFSEPMPDHLPEHELLIALYEMFGDLDSFIDKYNARLGSVINMRTSRIRNTIRSFDWSRMDDMDACTSSGVTSVPHFKECSAREQRFYSFGTEGLIYACPDSVGRAETAVGSFFPKYELNSEAHQQWDRGITDSKECTECSISLFCGGGCAYANLMRNGDITKPYCNYANETIDVYIKHNKHLFEELGTV
- a CDS encoding radical SAM/SPASM domain-containing protein, producing the protein MIVNKYHLRYEFDEKNLVINTLTGAVDFFSAEMLDLLDSAESWELSNYPPELKEDDIEFLLRRGYIFENNEDKERRLNQASQIMNYDQFMHYIICPTYACNFRCTYCFEDHLLHESTRFITEEQIEHAFSAIDILHKESGMDKGLINLFGGEPLLPPAKNMVEKICEEAEKRNFIIGCNTNGYHLKAYADILERFRDCLSVMVSVDGPEEIHDSRRFLSGGQGTFQRIHQGVNELLNRNIPVMIRINIDQTNIKTVPELIKYYHQCGFFGHPSFSITFAPVTDHTCLGLSSTLMKGYEIAKSLIRHVPNFTELEKQKKIGLSPEMFRFFRTGMLLDPELQDRVGIISPQLVYCEATEGKTYAFGPDNNMYACPDLVGKSEYRIGQFSPVFTKEPVFDQWRNFNVLQIPKCKDCSAAMICGGGCAAQALSTYGDLDLPCCPDAKNMLGQYLHELQEEAAQYEEVKS